atacagaagtgtataccccacttgatttcgcgggacaacccctttaaggtttctatgaaggaaaaaaaatctatagctaTAGATGATACAAGCTCTctaatctctgtattgtcctggtCGTACCGGCCCACAGTGCTAGCCACACGAtgagcaagccctcatatggcttttGAAAGAGTTTAAATTCCCCCTCAAATAGTGGCATCCTTAACGGGTTCTTCTATGTGTTCTATTTCTTAGCCCTACAAGACGCCTGTAAGGAGAAGGAAGGTCTCTACAATACGATTACCAGTCTGATGCCCATTCGGGTGGCTTCCTACATGGCGCTGCCTTGCACTCTGCCTGTGGCATCAGCATATTCTATGGCTTTAAGGTGAGAACTAGGGGGCGCTATTTTCTGGGCACACAGAACTGTTAATGTGAAGAATACTGACTTGCATATACACATCATGCAGGTTGGTTGACTGGTTCCCTGATATCCCAGATGATATGCGTTGGATGCAGCAGTTGATGCGTTCTGTGGCTGGAACTGTGTATTGCCAGGCGAGAAAAAGGCTGCTGCCAGCAAGGTGGGTAATTGTTTGACATGGGCAGCTAACCGCATGCTCCATTGACTTAGTTCGGGTGTTTGGGTACTCTCTGCATCGGTTGAAACTAACTgattttccagagcgtcatcccgacggccccattacatatggaggttgccctctgacccaggtagggacaggaagagtttaaaagcacctccctttccacccgtgcttcagtgtcttcctgtccctacggtgggacagaggagcagctccagagctgcaggagataggaagctgcggaggcaagaagacttaccgcaaagaaatacttaccgcacgctgtgcggcccccctggaggggtagaggtcggggccgcacactcaagagtccctgcatccccgacctgcgccgccgacggagccgtcagtcgcctagtagcgctggtctccctcgcgcggatcgcatgttcgggccgccgctgctgtgatgggatagttcctcctggcaggggaacggcagcggcggcctccctggacctcgggcgcatagcggtgacgtcatccggcgtggtgacgtcacgcgcacaacgtagggggcgtggctaccggcgaaaacccggaaatggcgccaaattcgaaaatcctccccataaaagcaggctaaactccatggaggttcctgctgactgccagacaagtgtatgtgagtatgtctacccgcgacagctcagcacgtgagggagagattgacaccctaccaactgtaagtaggctatacgccaaaacatgcgcaaatggtcacttgtacagcggatgcatatatgttccctttcttgtctcccctctcccccactttcatgggtagatggataaggagggtccaaagaaaatggacccgaggaaaaaatcgaaaaaatgcgtcctctgcaacaaaaggctcgaggagagctataaaaaacccctatgcgaggaatgcacggggaaaattctcgcagaggagaaagcagcattcaaatccgatatccgctgcatgataagggaagagctgcaggcttccatggcgtcccttccccaggcccagccaggtccgtcacgggtccctaaaagacctagacagaccgagtcggcgagttcgatctccggtgaatcgctggagctcctatccgaaggggaattagaggacccaccggttcccatagaagacgagaagaaatattacttctcatcaaacgacattgcgcacctcatcaaggcggtgagggaaacaatgcaaattgaggaagataacccgccgagaacaatccaggatgagatgtttggcggcctccgatctagaagaaagatcatgttcccagtcaaccagacgctgcagcaagtgatcatagatgaatggcaggaaccggaaaaaaggatcactgttccaaaagagatccgaaaccggctcgcattcgctaccgaggacgtccgcctgtacagggaaacccccaaggtggacatccagatcgcaaaagtggccaagaagaccctcttgcccttcgaggacacctcccagctatccgatccgatggataaaaaaatcgacggattaatgaagaaagcctgggaggcaacatccctcaccatcgaggctaacatagcctcaacctcagtggctagatccatgacgctctggctaaacaggctagaagcctccataaaggatcgggcccccagagaggagttggccagctgtctccccctcttaaaaatggctaccgccttcctggctgacgcatcagcggagacggtaagatacggggcaaaaaccggagtcctcagcaactcagcgagaagggcactatggctgaagacttgggccgcagacattacatccaaaaataagctctgcgccatccccttccaaggggaatatatgtttgggcccgtcctggacaaaatcctggaaaaagtcggcgacaagagtaaaaccctgcctgacagacaacctttcaggaaaccatccttcccgaagaggacgcgccagcctcctcccgaagttaaagggaaagggaagactggaagatggtcgtaccccaagggaggtcggggtaaggaagtccaaccctcccctgaacaaacagggggtagattagcgggctatctaagccagtggcaaggggtaacgtctaacccctgggtactccgaataatcgaagtagggtaccaaattgaattccactcgctaccccctaggagattccttataacctccccggggtccctacaggaacaagggaacctcataaaaggcgttcaggaacttaaggacctaggggtcattgCGCAAGTCCCCGAtcacgaaaggggtgagggattctattcccccctatttctaataaaaaaaccgaatggttccattaggactatatttaatcttaaagccctaaataaatttatctcgtacaaaaaattcaagatggaaacagtaagatccatcgtcccactaatagatcgagatagtgtaatgtgcaccatagatcttaaagatgcatattaccatgtcccaataacggcagcccatcacaagtacctgaggtttgctctgcgggagggagacaagatccaacattaccaattcacggcccttccattcggaatctccaccgcccctcgggtattcacgaaaatcgtaatagagatggtagcctacttcaggcggaatcagatccgcatatttccgtatctggatgactttttgttggtgtcaaggacggaaaagaccatgcgtatagacctatccatggtcttatccaccctaaacagtttagggtggatagttaacaagcagaagtccgacttgaaccctggtacacaaaaggtgtacctgggagtattactagactcccacatccaggaatcccggcttccatcatctaggaaggaagacctcacccaaagagtaaaatccttctgtcaggctacggcggtttccattagagaaacaatgaaggtgctgggcatcctgacggcttgcattcagatagtcccatgggcacaagcccatacccggcaattacaaggatttatccttgccaactgggacaaacggcaga
The nucleotide sequence above comes from Eleutherodactylus coqui strain aEleCoq1 chromosome 2, aEleCoq1.hap1, whole genome shotgun sequence. Encoded proteins:
- the LOC136611100 gene encoding lamina-associated polypeptide 2, isoforms alpha/zeta-like isoform X3; protein product: MDKEGPKKMDPRKKSKKCVLCNKRLEESYKKPLCEECTGKILAEEKAAFKSDIRCMIREELQASMASLPQAQPGPSRVPKRPRQTESASSISGESLELLSEGELEDPPVPIEDEKKYYFSSNDIAHLIKAVRETMQIEEDNPPRTIQDEMFGGLRSRRKIMFPVNQTLQQVIIDEWQEPEKRITVPKEIRNRLAFATEDVRLYRETPKVDIQIAKVAKKTLLPFEDTSQLSDPMDKKIDGLMKKAWEATSLTIEANIASTSVARSMTLWLNRLEASIKDRAPREELASCLPLLKMATAFLADASAETVRYGAKTGVLSNSARRALWLKTWAADITSKNKLCAIPFQGEYMFGPVLDKILEKVGDKSKTLPDRQPFRKPSFPKRTRQPPPEVKGKGKTGRWSYPKGGRGAGKRKDGN